In Serratia liquefaciens ATCC 27592, the genomic stretch ATCGCGATGGGGCAAGGGCAGGTGACCACCACCACCGTCAGCCAAATGCTCGGTACGCTGGATGACGAACAGCCGCTGGCAATCCTCGAAGCGCTGGTGAGCGCAGATGGCGAAAAGGTGATGGCGCAGGTCGCGCAAGCCGCTTCACGCGGTGTTGACTGGGAAAACCTGCTGATCGAAACGCTGGCCTTGCTGCACCGGATCGCGATGGTGCAGTTACTGCCATCGGTACTGGACAATCATTACGCCGCCATTGAACAGCGGTTGCGTGAGCTGGCGCGTACTTTGCCGCCGACGGACGTACAGCTTTATTACCAAACGCTGCTGGTCGGCCGTAAAGAGCTGGCCTTTGCCCCGGATCGCCGTATGGGGGTTGAGATGACCCTGCTGCGTGCTCTGGCGTTTCACCCGAAAGCGGTGATCCCGGAGCCGGTGGCGATGGTGCAAACCGCACCGGCGCAGATGGCGCAACCGCAGGCTCAGCAGGTGGCTCAACCACCACAGTTTCAGGACGCGCCACCGCCGTTAGGCCAGGTTGCGCCACAGAATAATCAGCAGGCTAATTTACCGGATGCCACCGCGCAATTATTAAAGGCGCGCACCCAGCTGTTGCGGCAGGGAGCATCCACACCAAAAAAGAGTGAACCGGCGGCGCCAGGAAAAGCGCGGCCGGCAAACTCAGCACTGGAGCGGTTGGCTTCCGTGACTGAGCGCAGCCAGCAGCGCCAGGCGGAAAAACTTGTTCAGCAAAAACCGGCCAAGCCGGAAGCTTATCGCTGGCGTGCACAGACCGAGCCAGAGGCCGAGCCGGAACCGCTGGCGACGCCAAAAGCGCTGCGCACGGCTCTTGAGCATGAAAAAACGCCCGAACTGTCAGCCAAGCTGGTGGTGGAGTCGCTGGAACGCGATGCCTGGGCGGCAGAAATCGATAAGCTGAAAATTCCAAAACTGGTGCAGCAACTGGCGTTGAACGCGGTTAAAGAAGTGCTGGAACCAGGTAAAATTTGTCTCCATCTGCGGTCGTCGCAGCGCCATCTGAACTCGCCTTCGGCGCAGAAGATGTTGACCGATGCACTCACCGAGCTGTACGGCAGTCCGGTTGAACTGACCGTGGTGGAAGACGATAATCCGGCGGAGCGGACTCCGCTGGAGTGGCGCCAAGCCATTTATGAAGAAAAACTGGCGCAGGCGCGCCAGTCGATCGTTGCGGATACCAATATCCAAACGCTGCGCCGGTTCTTCGACGCAGACCTGGATGAAGAGAGTATTCGCCCCATTTAAACGCCGCGTAAAGTGCGCGGCCCTAGCGACGAGAGACGACTATGTTTGGTAAAGGCGGTCTGGGCAACCTGATGAAGCAAGCCCAGCAAATGCAAGAAAAAATGCAGCAGATGCAGGAAGAAGTCGCCAAATTGGAAGTGACTGGCGAAT encodes the following:
- the dnaX gene encoding DNA polymerase III subunit gamma/tau produces the protein MSYQVLARKWRPQTFADVVGQEHVLTALANGLSLGRIHHAYLFSGTRGVGKTTIARLLAKGLNCETGITATPCGQCDNCREIEQGRFVDLIEIDAASRTKVEDTRDLLDNVQYAPARGRFKVYLIDEVHMLSRHSFNALLKTLEEPPSHVKFLLATTDPQKLPVTILSRCLQFHLKALDVEQIRNQLETVLQAEQITSDQRALQLIARAADGSMRDALSLTDQAIAMGQGQVTTTTVSQMLGTLDDEQPLAILEALVSADGEKVMAQVAQAASRGVDWENLLIETLALLHRIAMVQLLPSVLDNHYAAIEQRLRELARTLPPTDVQLYYQTLLVGRKELAFAPDRRMGVEMTLLRALAFHPKAVIPEPVAMVQTAPAQMAQPQAQQVAQPPQFQDAPPPLGQVAPQNNQQANLPDATAQLLKARTQLLRQGASTPKKSEPAAPGKARPANSALERLASVTERSQQRQAEKLVQQKPAKPEAYRWRAQTEPEAEPEPLATPKALRTALEHEKTPELSAKLVVESLERDAWAAEIDKLKIPKLVQQLALNAVKEVLEPGKICLHLRSSQRHLNSPSAQKMLTDALTELYGSPVELTVVEDDNPAERTPLEWRQAIYEEKLAQARQSIVADTNIQTLRRFFDADLDEESIRPI